The proteins below come from a single Caulobacter flavus genomic window:
- the mreC gene encoding rod shape-determining protein MreC has product MPFREGPLGDLKVPLTWTAAVALIVAVVIAVAFLLADRRETLQQQAYGVTRQTVDTVAKPVSGVIAVPGRWTGVGVDAVRNYFFAGSENARLKAELKEMRTYRDKYLALVDENERYKSLLGLKTDPPIPMVAARVVADSRGPFANTRLADAGKEKGVVVGNPVMNERGLVGRIVGVAPGASRVLLLTDIASRTPVMIDRTNSRAILTGDGGPNPKLDYLRGSEPIQAGDRVVTSGDGGVVPRGLPVGAAVKGLDGRWRVVLFADSTSIDYIRILLFKDFAQLADQQALATKVLPPVITENPEQSILGPARPAAPPPATPAAGTPATTGAAPAAPRPVAPRPATASTPAPTARPPAATRPSTSTPATAPARTPQ; this is encoded by the coding sequence GTGCCCTTTCGCGAAGGTCCGCTCGGCGACCTGAAAGTGCCGCTCACCTGGACCGCGGCCGTGGCGCTCATCGTCGCGGTCGTGATTGCGGTGGCCTTCCTCCTGGCCGACCGGCGCGAGACGCTGCAGCAGCAGGCCTACGGCGTCACCCGCCAGACGGTCGACACGGTGGCAAAGCCGGTCAGCGGCGTCATCGCCGTGCCCGGCCGCTGGACCGGCGTCGGCGTCGACGCGGTGCGCAACTACTTCTTCGCCGGCTCCGAGAACGCGCGCCTGAAGGCCGAGCTCAAGGAGATGCGGACCTATCGCGACAAGTACCTGGCCCTCGTCGACGAGAACGAGCGCTACAAGTCGCTGCTGGGCCTGAAGACCGATCCGCCCATCCCGATGGTCGCCGCCCGCGTGGTGGCCGACAGCCGCGGGCCGTTTGCCAACACCCGCCTGGCCGACGCCGGCAAGGAAAAGGGCGTCGTGGTCGGCAATCCGGTGATGAACGAGCGCGGCCTCGTCGGCCGCATCGTCGGCGTCGCGCCCGGCGCCAGCCGCGTGCTGCTGCTGACCGACATCGCCTCGCGCACGCCGGTGATGATCGACCGCACCAACTCGCGCGCCATCCTGACCGGCGACGGCGGCCCTAATCCCAAGCTCGACTACCTGCGCGGCTCCGAGCCGATCCAGGCGGGCGACCGCGTGGTGACCTCGGGCGACGGCGGCGTCGTGCCGCGTGGCCTGCCGGTGGGCGCGGCCGTGAAGGGCCTGGACGGCCGCTGGCGCGTGGTGCTGTTCGCCGACAGCACCTCGATCGACTACATCCGCATCCTGCTGTTCAAGGACTTCGCCCAGCTGGCCGACCAGCAGGCCCTGGCGACCAAGGTGCTGCCGCCGGTGATCACCGAGAACCCCGAGCAGTCGATCCTGGGCCCGGCCCGTCCGGCCGCCCCGCCGCCCGCGACCCCCGCCGCCGGCACGCCCGCGACGACGGGCGCCGCCCCGGCCGCGCCCAGGCCCGTCGCGCCCAGGCCCGCGACCGCCTCGACGCCAGCGCCGACGGCCAGGCCGCCCGCCGCGACCCGTCCCTCGACCAGCACGCCGGCGACCGCGCCGGCCCGGACGCCGCAATGA
- a CDS encoding DMT family transporter has product MIWIPITIAAAALQVARNAAQRSVMGGAGPWGATLVRFLFGLPFAIVFAGIAFLLTKDPQANLTARFWLGAVAGAGLQMAATAALLVAMQRSSFALGTAMQQSGLPFALVWGALLFGDRITAMQWAGGLVATAGLAALSWPRGAVTLKRGAVLAGLGSGAMFALSANCFRQASLTFDPAHLAYSAFVTVMVVQAIQSVVLTSILLVRNPDAVVAVLAAWRKSLGAGFCGAAASGLWFTAMALSPVGPVRAVGVVEMPMAALAGRRLFAERLSLFQLVAGAVTAVGVVMAALG; this is encoded by the coding sequence ATGATCTGGATCCCCATCACCATCGCCGCCGCGGCCCTGCAGGTCGCCCGCAACGCGGCGCAGCGCTCGGTGATGGGCGGGGCGGGCCCTTGGGGCGCAACCCTCGTGCGGTTCCTGTTCGGCCTGCCGTTCGCGATCGTCTTCGCCGGGATCGCCTTCCTGCTGACCAAGGACCCGCAGGCCAATCTGACGGCCCGTTTCTGGCTGGGCGCCGTCGCCGGCGCGGGCCTGCAGATGGCGGCGACGGCGGCGCTGCTGGTCGCCATGCAGCGCTCGTCCTTCGCGCTGGGCACGGCCATGCAGCAGAGCGGCCTGCCGTTCGCCCTGGTCTGGGGCGCGCTGCTGTTCGGCGACCGGATCACGGCCATGCAGTGGGCCGGCGGCCTGGTGGCCACCGCGGGCCTGGCGGCCCTGTCCTGGCCGCGCGGGGCGGTCACGCTCAAGCGTGGCGCGGTCCTGGCCGGCCTGGGCTCGGGGGCGATGTTCGCCCTCAGCGCCAACTGCTTTCGCCAGGCCTCGCTGACCTTCGATCCCGCCCACCTGGCCTATTCGGCCTTCGTGACGGTGATGGTCGTCCAGGCCATCCAGTCGGTGGTGCTGACCTCGATCCTGCTGGTGCGCAATCCCGACGCCGTGGTCGCCGTGCTGGCCGCCTGGCGCAAGTCGCTGGGCGCGGGTTTCTGCGGCGCGGCGGCCTCGGGCCTGTGGTTCACGGCCATGGCGCTGTCGCCGGTGGGGCCGGTGAGGGCGGTGGGCGTCGTCGAGATGCCGATGGCGGCCCTGGCCGGCCGCCGTCTCTTCGCCGAGCGGTTGAGCCTGTTTCAGCTGGTCGCCGGGGCCGTTACGGCCGTCGGAGTCGTCATGGCGGCGCTCGGCTAG
- a CDS encoding ParA family protein, whose product MKTLAVISRKGGAGKTTLSVNLAIAAHLAGCRTILADIDPQRSASDVLRGREADGPGLLESSAGKLFQARYHAEHERLDLMLIDTPASPEADVVTAINTADLCLLVCRPTFLDIAAVARSAEAVRRLGKNGLIVINQAPAKRAGQEPASVVKAAETLRFCGLPLAAVGLRSRAAFQQSIAHGRSVLEWEPGGAAAQEIGRLWVQVAGQLALPLAAPAARAS is encoded by the coding sequence GTGAAGACCCTGGCCGTCATCTCGCGCAAGGGGGGCGCGGGCAAGACCACGCTTTCCGTCAATCTGGCGATCGCCGCCCATCTGGCCGGCTGCCGCACCATCCTGGCCGACATCGATCCGCAGCGCTCGGCGTCGGACGTGCTGCGCGGCCGCGAGGCCGACGGCCCCGGTCTGCTGGAGAGCAGCGCCGGCAAGCTGTTCCAGGCCCGCTACCACGCCGAGCACGAGCGGCTGGACCTGATGCTGATCGACACCCCCGCCTCGCCCGAGGCCGACGTCGTCACCGCCATCAACACTGCCGACCTGTGCCTGCTGGTCTGCCGCCCCACCTTTCTCGACATCGCCGCGGTCGCCCGCTCGGCCGAGGCCGTTCGGCGCCTGGGCAAGAACGGCCTGATCGTCATCAACCAGGCGCCGGCCAAGCGCGCCGGCCAGGAGCCGGCCAGCGTGGTCAAGGCCGCCGAGACCCTGCGCTTCTGCGGCCTGCCGCTGGCGGCCGTCGGCCTGCGCTCGCGCGCGGCGTTCCAGCAGTCGATCGCCCACGGCCGCTCGGTGCTGGAATGGGAGCCCGGCGGCGCCGCGGCCCAGGAGATCGGCCGCCTATGGGTCCAGGTCGCCGGCCAACTGGCCCTGCCGCTGGCCGCCCCGGCCGCCCGCGCCAGCTGA
- a CDS encoding rod shape-determining protein → MFSSLFGVISNDIAIDLGTANTLIYQKGKGIVLNEPSVVALRNVGGRKVVHAVGIEAKQMLGRTPGHMEAIRPMRDGVIADFEVAEEMIKYFIRKVHNRKGFVNPKVIVCVPSGATAVERRAINDSCLNAGARRVGLIDEPMAAAIGAGLPIHEPTGSMVVDIGGGTTEVAVLSLSGIVYSRSVRVGGDKMDEAIISYMRRHHNLLIGETTAERIKKEIGTARAPADGEGLSIDVKGRDLMQGVPREVRISEKQAADALAEPVGQIVEAVKVALEATPPELASDIADKGIMLTGGGALLRGLDAEIRDHTGLPVTVADDPLSCVALGCGKVLEHPKWMKGVLESTLA, encoded by the coding sequence ATGTTCTCTTCCCTCTTCGGCGTCATCTCGAACGACATCGCCATCGACCTGGGCACCGCCAACACCCTGATCTATCAGAAGGGCAAGGGCATCGTGCTGAACGAGCCGTCCGTCGTGGCGCTGCGCAACGTCGGCGGCCGCAAGGTCGTCCACGCCGTGGGCATCGAGGCCAAGCAGATGCTGGGCCGCACCCCGGGCCACATGGAAGCCATCCGTCCCATGCGCGACGGCGTCATCGCCGACTTCGAAGTCGCCGAGGAGATGATCAAGTACTTCATCCGCAAGGTTCACAACCGCAAGGGCTTCGTGAACCCGAAGGTGATCGTGTGCGTGCCGTCGGGCGCCACCGCCGTGGAACGTCGCGCCATCAACGACAGCTGCCTGAACGCCGGCGCCCGCCGCGTCGGCCTGATCGACGAGCCGATGGCCGCCGCCATCGGCGCGGGACTGCCGATCCACGAGCCGACCGGCTCGATGGTCGTCGACATCGGCGGCGGCACCACCGAGGTGGCCGTGCTGTCGCTGTCGGGCATCGTCTATTCGCGCTCGGTCCGCGTCGGCGGCGACAAGATGGACGAGGCGATCATCAGCTACATGCGTCGCCACCATAACCTGCTGATCGGCGAGACGACCGCCGAGCGCATCAAGAAGGAAATCGGCACCGCCCGTGCGCCGGCCGACGGCGAAGGCCTGTCGATCGACGTCAAGGGCCGCGACCTGATGCAGGGCGTGCCGCGCGAAGTCCGCATCTCGGAAAAGCAGGCCGCCGACGCCCTGGCCGAGCCGGTCGGGCAGATCGTGGAAGCCGTGAAGGTGGCCCTGGAAGCCACTCCGCCGGAACTGGCCAGCGACATCGCCGACAAGGGCATCATGCTGACCGGCGGCGGCGCGCTGCTGCGCGGCCTGGACGCCGAGATCCGCGACCACACCGGCCTGCCGGTGACCGTGGCCGACGATCCGCTGTCGTGCGTGGCCCTGGGCTGCGGCAAGGTGCTCGAGCATCCCAAGTGGATGAAGGGCGTCCTGGAATCCACCCTCGCCTAA
- a CDS encoding NADPH-dependent FMN reductase: MNLLAFSGSLRAGSFNTALLRAAQGLAPDGVSITLFSLRDLPFFDQDLEAEGDPAAVVAWKEAVRAADGLLIACPEYNGGVTGVLKNAVDWASRGKPAPLAGKRCCVVGASPGMTGTVRAQDALRLSLRRAGARAEPQGDVLVGQAHAKIEDGILTDERTIEALRRHLAEFVEILRG, from the coding sequence ATGAACCTTCTCGCCTTCTCAGGCAGCCTGCGGGCCGGCTCGTTCAACACCGCCCTGCTCCGCGCGGCGCAAGGGCTCGCGCCCGACGGCGTGTCGATCACCCTGTTCTCGCTGCGCGACCTGCCGTTCTTCGACCAGGACCTCGAGGCCGAGGGCGACCCGGCCGCGGTTGTGGCCTGGAAGGAGGCCGTGCGCGCGGCCGACGGCCTGCTGATCGCCTGCCCTGAGTACAACGGCGGCGTCACCGGCGTGCTGAAGAACGCCGTCGACTGGGCCTCGCGCGGCAAGCCCGCGCCGCTGGCCGGCAAGCGGTGCTGCGTGGTCGGCGCGTCGCCAGGCATGACCGGCACGGTTCGCGCCCAGGACGCCCTGCGCCTGTCGCTACGCCGCGCCGGGGCCCGCGCCGAGCCACAGGGCGACGTACTGGTCGGCCAGGCCCACGCCAAGATCGAGGACGGGATCCTGACCGACGAACGCACGATCGAGGCGCTGCGCCGGCACCTGGCCGAGTTCGTGGAGATCTTGCGGGGCTGA
- a CDS encoding DUF6807 family protein, with protein sequence MRKAALTAVLALTIATPAFAGRIDAVLSDDALTVTEDGKTVLVYRTKPLDPAKEPGRSNYVHPLYAPDGTVLTEDRPADHLHQRGAFWSWHQVLVDGKSIGDGWFMQGLTFNIHDRSFEGDAAGRGKLTIKADWLVNSGPEVVYAATETTSIIVHPLKGGARRIEFDTTITARADSLALGGSNDVKGYGGFSIRLIRPDALVFGSDGKQVKAQNEPVEAGKAMGFAWPAAPGVPAWTVGLSCKANGKPVTRWILRNELSMQNCVFPGRAPYVIKKGESLRLQETLVIRPASKRTPAPAPAAKPKT encoded by the coding sequence TTGAGAAAAGCCGCTCTTACCGCCGTTCTCGCGCTGACGATCGCGACGCCCGCCTTCGCCGGCCGCATCGACGCGGTGCTCAGCGACGACGCCCTCACCGTCACCGAGGACGGCAAGACGGTGCTGGTCTATCGCACCAAGCCGCTGGACCCGGCCAAGGAGCCCGGCCGCTCCAACTACGTGCATCCGCTGTACGCGCCTGACGGCACGGTGCTGACCGAGGACCGCCCCGCCGACCACCTGCATCAGCGCGGGGCCTTCTGGAGCTGGCACCAGGTACTGGTCGACGGCAAGAGCATCGGCGACGGCTGGTTCATGCAGGGCCTGACCTTCAACATCCACGACCGCAGCTTCGAGGGCGACGCGGCCGGGCGCGGCAAGCTGACGATCAAGGCCGACTGGCTGGTCAATTCGGGGCCCGAGGTCGTCTATGCGGCCACCGAGACGACCTCGATCATCGTCCATCCGCTGAAGGGCGGCGCGCGGCGGATCGAGTTCGACACCACGATCACCGCCCGCGCCGACAGCCTGGCCCTGGGCGGCAGCAACGACGTCAAGGGCTATGGCGGCTTCTCGATCCGGCTGATCCGGCCCGACGCCCTGGTGTTCGGCTCGGACGGCAAGCAGGTGAAGGCGCAGAACGAGCCGGTCGAGGCCGGCAAGGCCATGGGCTTCGCCTGGCCCGCGGCGCCGGGCGTCCCGGCCTGGACCGTGGGCCTCAGCTGCAAGGCCAACGGAAAGCCGGTCACCCGCTGGATCCTGCGCAACGAACTGTCGATGCAGAACTGCGTCTTCCCTGGCCGCGCGCCCTATGTGATCAAGAAGGGCGAAAGCCTGCGCCTGCAGGAAACCCTCGTCATCCGTCCGGCCAGCAAGCGCACCCCCGCCCCCGCTCCGGCCGCCAAGCCCAAGACCTGA
- a CDS encoding pyridoxal phosphate-dependent aminotransferase, protein MSLESAALRRIAPSATIAISAKARALKAAGRDVIALSAGEPDFDTPDNIKDAAIAAIKAGKTKYTDPDGMPELKAAICAKFKRENGLEYKPSQVHVAPGGKPVIYNAFVATLNPGDEVIIPAPYWVSYPDMTLLAGGTPVSVETTAESGFKITPAALEAAITPKSKWLIINSPSNPSGGAYTRAELQAIADVLLRHPHVWVLTDDMYEHLVFDDFEFTTIAQVEPKLYDRTLTMNGVSKGYSMTGWRIGYAAGPEALIKAMGKMISQTTSNPCSISQWAALEALNGPQDFIKPNATLFQERRDLVVSMLNQATGLHCPTPEGAFYVYPSCAGLIGKTAPSGKVIESDEDFAVELLETEGVAVVHGAAFGLSPFFRISYATSNDVLEDACSRIQRFCANVK, encoded by the coding sequence ATGTCGCTCGAGTCCGCCGCCCTGCGGCGCATCGCACCGTCGGCCACCATCGCCATCAGCGCCAAGGCGCGCGCGCTGAAAGCCGCCGGTCGCGACGTGATCGCCCTTTCGGCCGGCGAACCGGACTTCGACACCCCGGACAACATCAAGGACGCGGCCATCGCCGCCATCAAGGCCGGCAAGACCAAGTACACCGACCCCGACGGCATGCCCGAGCTGAAGGCGGCCATCTGCGCCAAGTTCAAGCGCGAGAACGGCCTGGAGTACAAGCCGAGCCAGGTGCACGTCGCCCCGGGCGGCAAGCCAGTGATCTACAACGCCTTCGTCGCCACCCTGAACCCGGGCGACGAGGTCATCATCCCCGCCCCGTACTGGGTGTCGTACCCCGACATGACCCTGCTAGCCGGCGGCACGCCGGTGTCGGTGGAGACCACCGCCGAGAGCGGTTTCAAGATCACGCCTGCGGCCCTGGAAGCGGCGATCACGCCCAAGTCCAAGTGGCTGATCATCAACAGCCCGTCCAACCCCTCGGGCGGCGCCTACACGCGCGCCGAACTGCAGGCGATCGCCGACGTGCTGCTCCGGCACCCGCACGTCTGGGTGCTGACCGACGACATGTACGAGCACCTGGTGTTCGACGACTTCGAGTTCACCACCATCGCCCAGGTCGAGCCCAAGCTCTACGACCGCACCCTGACGATGAACGGCGTCTCGAAGGGCTATTCGATGACCGGCTGGCGCATCGGCTACGCCGCGGGTCCCGAGGCGCTGATCAAGGCCATGGGCAAGATGATCAGCCAGACGACCTCGAACCCCTGCTCGATCAGCCAGTGGGCGGCGCTGGAGGCCCTCAACGGCCCGCAGGACTTCATCAAGCCGAACGCCACGCTGTTCCAGGAGCGCCGCGATCTGGTCGTGTCGATGCTGAACCAGGCCACCGGCCTGCACTGCCCCACTCCGGAAGGCGCCTTCTACGTCTATCCCTCGTGCGCGGGCCTGATCGGCAAGACCGCCCCCTCGGGCAAGGTCATCGAGAGCGACGAGGACTTCGCCGTCGAACTGCTGGAGACCGAGGGCGTGGCCGTGGTGCATGGCGCGGCCTTCGGCCTGTCGCCGTTCTTCCGCATCAGCTACGCCACCAGCAACGACGTGCTGGAAGACGCCTGCTCGCGCATCCAGCGCTTCTGCGCCAACGTGAAGTAG
- a CDS encoding DUF2171 domain-containing protein — protein MMDASLIREHLEVVGSDGKHVGRVDHVVGTEIELAKLDLGGGLKHHMIPLSWVDHVDDDAVHLSMTQEDAKAGWREKH, from the coding sequence ATGATGGATGCATCTCTGATCCGCGAGCATCTCGAGGTGGTCGGTTCCGACGGCAAGCACGTCGGACGGGTCGACCACGTGGTCGGCACCGAGATCGAGCTGGCCAAGCTCGACCTGGGCGGCGGCCTCAAGCACCACATGATCCCGCTGTCGTGGGTCGACCATGTCGACGACGACGCGGTGCACCTGAGCATGACCCAGGAAGACGCCAAGGCCGGCTGGCGCGAGAAGCACTGA
- a CDS encoding O-methyltransferase has protein sequence MGSTLENSVASPPRWHEIARRTIEAGFDMSSEARIGEMLRTLAVGRKALLEMGTGTGSATAWLLDGMDEDARLATVDNNPEVQAVAREVLGEDPRVDFITEDGAAYLAGQNDGGFDLIFADAMPGKYEGLEDALRLLQVGGVYVVDDMSPQPNWPEGHQARVDDLVLRLAGDPRFAIVGMDWASGVLVAAKRAA, from the coding sequence ATGGGTTCGACCTTGGAAAACAGCGTAGCTTCGCCGCCCCGCTGGCACGAGATCGCCAGGCGCACCATCGAGGCCGGCTTCGACATGTCGTCCGAGGCGCGCATCGGCGAAATGCTCCGCACGCTGGCCGTCGGTCGCAAGGCGCTGCTGGAGATGGGCACGGGCACCGGCTCGGCGACCGCCTGGCTGCTGGACGGCATGGACGAGGACGCACGCCTGGCCACCGTCGACAACAACCCCGAGGTCCAGGCCGTGGCGCGTGAAGTGCTGGGCGAGGATCCGCGCGTCGACTTCATCACCGAGGACGGCGCGGCCTATCTGGCCGGTCAGAACGACGGCGGCTTCGACCTGATCTTCGCCGACGCCATGCCGGGCAAGTACGAGGGGCTGGAAGACGCCCTGCGCCTGCTGCAGGTCGGCGGCGTCTACGTGGTCGACGACATGTCGCCCCAGCCCAACTGGCCCGAAGGCCACCAGGCGCGGGTCGACGACCTGGTGCTGCGCCTGGCGGGCGATCCGCGCTTCGCGATCGTCGGCATGGACTGGGCCTCGGGCGTGCTGGTGGCGGCCAAGAGAGCGGCATGA
- a CDS encoding TVP38/TMEM64 family protein has protein sequence MIRRLIDFFTNMDARAWRAVAVSFVLFGGVGIVFLFGAQLLGLDGETTVEHWLTAAHGPWALPVAVGAFAALAFVGVPQFVLIAAAVVAFGPWTGFAYSWIGTLVSSMVGFWVGRAFGGKMLASLPSDGVHKFMKLIGKNGFMASLIVRLVPSAPFIVVNMAAGVTPMRVRDFVGGTAIGIIPKIALTAFAGNTIVQAMRGGGVQHVILLVVAAAIWIGAGWVARNWLKAKEEQADQ, from the coding sequence ATCATCCGCCGTCTCATCGATTTCTTCACCAACATGGACGCCCGCGCCTGGCGCGCGGTGGCCGTCTCCTTCGTGCTGTTCGGCGGGGTGGGGATCGTCTTCCTGTTCGGCGCCCAGCTGCTGGGCCTCGACGGCGAGACCACGGTCGAGCACTGGCTGACCGCCGCCCATGGTCCCTGGGCCCTGCCGGTGGCCGTCGGCGCCTTCGCGGCCCTGGCCTTCGTCGGCGTGCCGCAGTTCGTGCTGATCGCCGCGGCGGTGGTGGCCTTCGGGCCCTGGACCGGCTTCGCCTACAGCTGGATCGGCACGCTGGTCTCGTCGATGGTCGGCTTCTGGGTGGGCCGGGCGTTCGGCGGCAAGATGCTGGCCAGCCTGCCCAGCGACGGCGTGCACAAGTTCATGAAGCTGATCGGCAAGAACGGCTTCATGGCCAGCCTGATCGTGCGCCTGGTGCCCTCGGCGCCGTTCATCGTCGTCAACATGGCCGCCGGCGTCACCCCGATGCGGGTGCGCGACTTCGTCGGCGGCACGGCCATCGGCATCATCCCGAAGATCGCCCTGACCGCCTTCGCCGGCAACACCATCGTCCAGGCGATGCGGGGCGGGGGCGTGCAGCACGTGATCCTGCTGGTCGTGGCGGCCGCGATCTGGATCGGCGCGGGTTGGGTCGCCCGCAATTGGCTGAAGGCCAAGGAAGAACAAGCTGACCAATAG
- a CDS encoding 2-isopropylmalate synthase — translation MTAPISPVAADSKIGSGRDNVVIFDTTMRDGEQSPGASMSLEEKLELAKILEEMGVDIIEAGFPIASNGDFQSVNEIAKIVRNSTIAGLCRAHQVDIERCAEALRPTQRGRIHVVIATSDLHMKHKLQMEPDAVIDVIARSVTHARNLRDDVEWSAEDATRSDRQFLRRAIETAIKAGATTINLPDTVGYTYPSEYADLFNWMVNNVEGADKVIFSTHCHNDLGLAVANSLAGVQGGARQIECAINGLGERAGNAALEEVVMALKVRGDKLPFQTGIDTTHITRASRYVSAITGFPVQYNKAIVGKNAFAHESGIHQDGMLKNRETYEIMTPESVGQAPSSLVMGKHSGSHAFRAKLKDLGYELGQNALKEAFGRFKDLADRKKHVYDDDIIALVDDALARGSEKIRVSHLRVVAGTEGQSAELTLDVDGQAKSAEASGDGPVDAVFNAIHKIVPHSAALRLFQVHAVTEGTDAQAQVSVRLEEDGRIATGAAADTDTLTASAKAYVNALNNLFARKEKSAPAAIASGF, via the coding sequence ATGACCGCCCCCATCTCGCCCGTCGCCGCTGATTCCAAGATCGGTTCGGGTCGCGACAACGTCGTCATCTTCGACACCACCATGCGCGACGGCGAACAGTCGCCCGGCGCCTCGATGTCGCTGGAAGAGAAGCTGGAGCTGGCCAAGATCCTCGAGGAGATGGGGGTCGACATCATCGAGGCCGGCTTCCCGATCGCCTCGAACGGCGACTTCCAGTCGGTCAACGAGATCGCCAAGATCGTCAGGAACTCGACCATCGCCGGCCTGTGCCGCGCCCACCAGGTGGATATCGAGCGCTGCGCCGAGGCCCTGCGCCCCACCCAGCGCGGCCGCATCCACGTGGTGATCGCCACCTCCGACCTGCACATGAAGCACAAGCTGCAGATGGAGCCCGACGCCGTCATCGACGTGATCGCCCGCTCGGTGACCCACGCCCGCAACCTGCGCGACGACGTCGAGTGGTCGGCCGAGGACGCCACCCGCAGCGACCGCCAGTTCCTGCGTCGCGCCATCGAGACCGCCATCAAGGCCGGGGCCACGACGATCAACCTGCCCGACACGGTGGGCTACACCTATCCGTCGGAATACGCCGACCTGTTCAACTGGATGGTCAACAACGTCGAGGGCGCCGACAAGGTGATCTTCTCGACCCACTGCCACAACGACCTGGGCCTGGCCGTGGCCAACAGCCTGGCCGGCGTGCAGGGCGGCGCCCGCCAGATCGAGTGCGCCATCAACGGCCTGGGCGAGCGCGCCGGCAACGCCGCGCTGGAAGAGGTGGTGATGGCCCTGAAGGTGCGCGGCGACAAGCTGCCCTTCCAGACCGGCATCGACACCACCCACATCACCCGCGCCAGCCGCTACGTATCGGCCATCACCGGCTTCCCGGTGCAGTACAACAAGGCCATCGTCGGCAAGAACGCCTTCGCGCACGAGAGCGGCATCCACCAGGACGGCATGCTCAAGAACCGCGAGACCTACGAGATCATGACTCCGGAATCGGTCGGCCAGGCGCCGTCCAGCCTGGTCATGGGCAAGCACTCGGGCAGCCACGCCTTCCGCGCCAAGCTGAAGGACCTGGGCTACGAGCTGGGCCAGAACGCCCTGAAGGAGGCCTTCGGCCGCTTCAAGGATCTGGCCGACCGCAAGAAGCACGTCTACGACGACGACATCATCGCCCTGGTCGACGACGCCCTGGCGCGCGGCTCGGAGAAGATCCGCGTCTCGCACCTGCGCGTCGTGGCCGGCACCGAAGGCCAGTCGGCCGAACTGACCCTGGACGTCGACGGCCAGGCCAAGAGCGCCGAGGCCTCGGGCGATGGTCCGGTCGACGCGGTGTTCAACGCGATCCACAAGATCGTGCCCCACAGCGCCGCCCTGCGCCTGTTCCAGGTGCACGCGGTCACCGAAGGCACCGACGCCCAGGCCCAGGTCTCGGTGCGCCTGGAAGAGGACGGCCGCATCGCCACCGGCGCGGCCGCCGACACCGACACCCTGACCGCCTCGGCCAAGGCCTACGTCAACGCCCTCAACAACCTCTTCGCCCGCAAGGAGAAGAGCGCGCCGGCGGCCATCGCCAGCGGCTTCTGA
- a CDS encoding glutathione S-transferase family protein, which translates to MLTLFHAPRSRSTRFLWLLEELGAPYRIEKVDIFRSMSGTGARDPRNPHPHGQVPALVDEGVLITESAAIALYLTDKFPTAGLGPMISDPHRGPYLSWLAYYAGVLEPAVTNLWKQRQDDQDKAQYQALDERLRTTLEKQPWLLGERFSAADILFVSLLQFARQMLPAHAVYDDWLARANARPALARALAKDDLS; encoded by the coding sequence ATGCTCACCCTCTTCCACGCGCCGCGATCGCGCTCGACCCGCTTCCTCTGGCTTCTTGAGGAGCTGGGCGCGCCCTACCGCATCGAAAAGGTCGACATCTTCCGCAGCATGAGCGGCACCGGCGCGCGCGACCCGCGCAATCCCCATCCGCACGGCCAGGTGCCGGCCCTGGTCGACGAAGGCGTGCTGATCACCGAAAGCGCCGCCATCGCCCTGTACCTGACCGACAAGTTCCCGACCGCGGGCCTGGGGCCGATGATCAGCGACCCGCACCGGGGCCCCTACCTGTCCTGGCTGGCCTACTACGCCGGCGTGCTGGAGCCGGCGGTGACCAATCTGTGGAAGCAGCGCCAGGACGACCAGGACAAGGCCCAGTACCAGGCCCTGGACGAGCGCCTGCGCACCACGCTGGAAAAGCAGCCCTGGCTGCTGGGCGAGCGCTTCTCGGCCGCTGACATCCTGTTCGTCAGCCTGCTGCAGTTCGCCCGCCAGATGCTGCCGGCCCACGCGGTCTACGACGACTGGCTGGCCCGCGCCAACGCCCGCCCCGCCCTCGCCCGCGCTCTCGCCAAGGACGACCTGTCTTGA
- a CDS encoding DUF4169 family protein gives MAEILNLNHARKAKAKTDARQTAVENRARFGRTKAEKTLDAARADKLSRSLDGAKRED, from the coding sequence ATGGCCGAGATCCTCAACCTCAACCACGCCCGCAAGGCCAAGGCCAAGACCGACGCCCGGCAGACGGCCGTCGAGAACCGCGCCCGCTTTGGCCGCACCAAGGCCGAGAAGACCCTCGACGCCGCCCGCGCCGACAAGCTGTCGCGCAGCCTGGACGGCGCCAAGCGCGAGGACTGA